From a region of the Bacteroidota bacterium genome:
- a CDS encoding cytochrome ubiquinol oxidase subunit I, with translation MNYPFWDIPFLGGGWLIGIVAVIHVFVSHFAVGGGLFLVLTEHKAYRENNLKIIDYLKIHSKFFILLTLVFGALTGVAIWFTIGLVTPMATSSLIHIFVWGWAIEWVFFFIEIAAVMIYFYTWEKIDRKTHLIIGWIYFISAWMSMVVINGILSFMLTPGAWTQTRDFWDGLINPTYFSSLAFRTLTAIVLAGIYALFTASLLKDEKIKQTIVKYSCKWVLPFMLMLPLAGLWYYLTLPEIPREIVLGGIVFVHNTAIIGLIAGALIFFTVLIMGFFKPNLYSTPVAVFVLLLGLASMFAGERVRESVRKPYVLVDYMYSNGLVLSDFDKVKAEGLIKNSKWSNIKEINDQNKLEAGNEAFKLYCSSCHIINGYNDVLPLITEYDEEMLTAIINELENYQGYMPKFAGTEAEAAAIAKWLTDFNKENTKGEIK, from the coding sequence ATGAATTATCCATTCTGGGATATTCCTTTTCTTGGTGGTGGTTGGCTTATCGGTATTGTAGCTGTGATCCATGTGTTCGTCTCTCACTTCGCTGTCGGGGGTGGATTGTTTCTTGTCCTTACCGAACACAAAGCTTACCGCGAAAATAATCTCAAAATTATAGACTATCTAAAAATCCATTCTAAATTTTTTATCCTTCTCACACTCGTTTTCGGCGCACTTACTGGTGTTGCCATCTGGTTTACAATCGGACTTGTAACGCCGATGGCTACTTCTTCACTGATTCATATATTTGTGTGGGGATGGGCAATCGAGTGGGTTTTCTTTTTCATCGAAATTGCTGCAGTGATGATTTATTTTTACACTTGGGAAAAAATTGACCGGAAAACTCATCTCATTATCGGCTGGATTTATTTTATATCCGCGTGGATGAGTATGGTAGTCATCAACGGCATTCTTTCGTTTATGCTGACGCCCGGTGCTTGGACTCAAACGAGAGATTTTTGGGATGGATTAATAAACCCTACTTACTTTTCATCTTTGGCTTTCCGAACTTTAACTGCAATAGTTCTGGCTGGAATATACGCACTATTCACGGCTTCTCTGTTGAAAGACGAAAAGATTAAACAAACAATTGTTAAATACTCGTGCAAGTGGGTGCTACCGTTTATGCTAATGCTTCCGCTTGCAGGACTTTGGTATTATCTGACGCTCCCCGAAATTCCGCGCGAAATAGTTTTAGGTGGAATTGTTTTCGTTCATAACACAGCAATTATCGGCTTGATAGCCGGCGCCCTGATTTTCTTTACAGTTTTAATTATGGGATTCTTCAAACCTAATTTATATTCTACTCCTGTTGCAGTTTTTGTGCTTTTGTTAGGTTTAGCATCGATGTTTGCTGGCGAGCGTGTTCGTGAATCAGTCCGCAAACCCTACGTGCTTGTCGATTATATGTACTCGAACGGATTGGTCTTGAGTGATTTCGATAAGGTTAAAGCAGAAGGTTTGATTAAAAATTCGAAATGGTCGAACATTAAAGAAATTAACGACCAAAATAAATTAGAAGCCGGCAATGAAGCATTCAAGCTTTATTGCTCAAGTTGTCACATCATAAACGGTTACAACGATGTTTTACCGTTGATAACTGAATACGACGAGGAAATGCTGACTGCAATTATTAATGAGTTAGAAAATTATCAGGGCTATATGCCTAAGTTTGCCGGCACCGAAGCCGAAGCTGCTGCGATAGCAAAATGGTTAACAGATTTTAATAAAGAAAATACGAAAGGAGAAATAAAATGA
- the ftsE gene encoding cell division ATP-binding protein FtsE yields the protein MITFKNVTLSFNAQPILSNISIHINSGEFVSLIGESGIGKTTLLRLIYMDLLPNSGMVTVGKYNSLVIKKREIPYLRRTVGVVFQDFKLLEDRNVFENVAFPLHVTGVKRHEIQRRIVRVLAEVGLSHKRGAMPNELSGGEQQRVVIARALVNEPFILLADEPTGNLDPALANEILDVLLQINSRGTAVLLATHNYDLVRRSGSRILQIKNTKIKEIESI from the coding sequence ATGATTACATTCAAAAACGTTACACTTTCATTCAACGCCCAACCGATTTTATCGAATATAAGCATTCACATTAACTCAGGTGAATTTGTATCTTTAATCGGTGAGTCAGGCATTGGCAAAACGACACTTCTTCGTTTAATTTATATGGATTTACTCCCCAATTCAGGTATGGTTACAGTCGGTAAGTACAACTCGTTAGTAATTAAAAAAAGGGAGATCCCATATTTGAGAAGAACCGTAGGAGTTGTGTTTCAAGATTTTAAACTTTTAGAAGACAGGAATGTTTTCGAAAATGTTGCCTTTCCATTACACGTTACAGGGGTTAAGCGGCACGAAATTCAGAGGCGTATTGTTCGGGTTTTGGCAGAAGTCGGTTTGAGCCACAAACGCGGGGCAATGCCTAATGAGCTATCAGGTGGCGAGCAGCAGCGGGTTGTAATTGCGCGCGCTTTGGTGAACGAACCCTTTATTCTTTTAGCAGATGAACCAACCGGTAATTTAGACCCTGCTTTGGCTAACGAAATTCTTGATGTCCTGTTGCAAATTAATTCGCGAGGGACTGCCGTTTTATTGGCTACACATAATTATGATTTAGTCCGAAGATCGGGGAGCAGAATTTTGCAGATAAAAAATACTAAAATAAAAGAAATCGAAAGTATCTGA
- the pdxA gene encoding 4-hydroxythreonine-4-phosphate dehydrogenase PdxA produces the protein MKPIIAITMGDHNGIGPEVALKAATSPAIKRICIPVLVGSTYVFEHYAKLLKMKTTLKEIESVPKNNSDAIPIFSIRKFVQPNIKPGILSFEAGRLAIESVISATIICLEKEVDGMVTAPLAKETINFKGFDFPGQSELITTLCKRSKFAMIMLYKNIRVALVTIHISIKEIPSRLTKQLLKDRIQTLNNSLRNDFGIRKPKIAVLGLNPHAGENGVIGEEENEMIIPAMKQANIKGIDIHGPFPADGFFGVHAYKNYDAVLAMYHDQGLIPIKLLGFEEGVNFTAGLPIVRTSPDHGTAFDIAGKGRANPSSTIEAIKTAVAIINNRRKNKK, from the coding sequence ATGAAACCAATTATAGCAATCACAATGGGCGACCATAACGGCATCGGACCGGAAGTTGCATTAAAAGCTGCTACATCCCCAGCAATAAAACGAATTTGTATCCCGGTTCTGGTTGGCTCAACTTATGTTTTTGAGCATTATGCTAAATTGCTAAAAATGAAAACCACACTTAAAGAAATCGAATCTGTACCTAAAAACAATTCAGATGCTATACCGATTTTTTCTATTCGTAAATTCGTCCAACCAAACATAAAACCGGGAATACTTTCATTCGAAGCTGGCCGGCTTGCTATTGAATCTGTTATTTCTGCAACTATTATTTGTCTCGAAAAAGAAGTTGATGGTATGGTAACTGCACCTTTAGCAAAAGAAACTATCAACTTCAAGGGCTTTGATTTCCCCGGACAATCCGAATTGATCACGACACTCTGCAAACGGAGTAAGTTTGCTATGATAATGCTTTATAAAAATATCCGTGTAGCTTTGGTAACAATTCATATTTCAATCAAAGAAATTCCATCCCGGCTCACGAAACAATTACTTAAAGATAGAATACAAACACTGAACAATTCGCTCAGGAATGATTTTGGAATAAGAAAACCTAAAATCGCTGTATTAGGACTTAACCCTCACGCCGGTGAAAATGGTGTTATCGGAGAAGAAGAAAATGAAATGATAATTCCAGCTATGAAACAAGCTAACATAAAGGGTATTGATATTCACGGTCCATTTCCCGCCGATGGTTTTTTTGGAGTTCATGCTTACAAAAACTATGATGCAGTGCTTGCAATGTACCACGACCAAGGATTGATACCTATAAAATTATTGGGATTCGAGGAAGGTGTAAACTTCACTGCCGGATTGCCGATAGTTCGCACTTCACCGGATCATGGAACAGCATTCGACATCGCCGGAAAAGGAAGAGCAAATCCATCCAGCACAATTGAAGCCATTAAAACTGCAGTAGCTATTATCAATAACCGCCGTAAAAATAAAAAATAA
- a CDS encoding Mrp/NBP35 family ATP-binding protein has translation MDNRDVSFKIELTTPACPVKDQFKMAAIKSVKEAIPEVGAIQIEMTSSVRKAPQSNLNNILTNVKNTIAVASGKGGVGKSTVAINLAVGLAQDGAKVGLIDSDIYGPSIPLMMGINASPKLENKKLIPLEAHGVKVMSIGFLVDPNQAVIWRGPMASGALRQFMTDVEWGELDYLIFDLPPGTGDIQLTLVQTIPLSGAVIVTTPQDISLADARKGYAMFEKVNVPILGIIENMSYFICSHCGEREEIFSYGGGRKEAQELGAVFLGEIPIDTKIRIGGDVGVPVVAQDKNSSQSSAIKNIARNMVAQLSINAMNGVKTKRVEVNLNI, from the coding sequence AAAAGAAGCAATACCGGAAGTTGGCGCCATCCAAATTGAGATGACGAGCAGCGTTCGCAAAGCGCCACAGTCAAATTTAAACAACATACTCACTAATGTAAAAAACACAATCGCAGTTGCGAGCGGAAAGGGGGGCGTTGGTAAATCGACAGTTGCTATAAATTTAGCAGTTGGATTAGCTCAAGATGGTGCCAAAGTTGGCTTAATAGATTCCGATATTTACGGTCCAAGCATTCCGCTGATGATGGGTATAAACGCATCTCCGAAGTTAGAAAATAAAAAACTAATACCGCTAGAAGCCCACGGTGTAAAGGTTATGTCGATTGGATTTTTAGTCGATCCGAATCAAGCAGTTATATGGCGTGGACCGATGGCAAGCGGAGCTCTCAGGCAATTTATGACCGATGTAGAATGGGGCGAATTAGATTACTTGATTTTCGATTTACCTCCGGGAACCGGCGACATCCAATTAACACTTGTTCAAACAATTCCGTTGTCGGGGGCTGTTATCGTAACAACGCCGCAGGATATCTCTCTCGCCGATGCCCGCAAAGGTTATGCAATGTTCGAGAAGGTGAATGTACCGATTCTCGGTATCATCGAAAATATGAGCTACTTTATCTGTTCGCATTGCGGGGAACGTGAGGAAATATTTTCGTATGGTGGCGGTCGCAAAGAAGCTCAAGAATTGGGCGCTGTGTTTTTAGGTGAAATTCCTATTGATACAAAGATTCGCATCGGTGGCGATGTGGGGGTGCCAGTTGTTGCTCAGGATAAAAATTCTTCGCAGTCATCAGCCATTAAAAACATTGCACGCAATATGGTCGCACAATTAAGTATCAATGCGATGAACGGCGTTAAAACAAAAAGGGTAGAAGTAAATTTAAACATTTAA
- a CDS encoding tail fiber domain-containing protein has translation MKHLIYIFAFCVLTFSIIGNANAQVPNKISYQGLLTTSAGTPVQDGSYNLTFNIFDVSTGGSALWTEDQTGVAVQRGTFNVLLGSVTTLDISFNQTLYVEVTATPGPGIPSPITFSPRSELTNSPYSFSIIGTQCEATGPYSSVGGRNNRARGAYSVVSGGGGATEADSNSALADYSTVSGGQSNKASDRYTTVSGGAHNTASGQTSTVAGGWSNVASGREATVSGGINNTSSQSLSTIGGGEMNTASRTAATVGGGSSNQASGDRATVGGGAYNYASGDYSTVGGGWSSRARGAYSFVGGGGGSTLADSNSALGENSTIGGGSSNIASAFAATIGGGWDNTASGPTATIGGGKMNTASGGIATIAGGWSNTASGWHTAVGGGGFNSARGIYSVVCGGGGLNPVDSNSALGDASTIGGGSANKANGSNATIGGGAYNTTSANYTTIGGGYNNTASNHFATVVGGRDNTASGQYSFASGRRAKANHDGAFVWADQTDADFASTAINQFNIRAVGGTRIFSNTALSAGVTLAAGASSWASVSDSTLKRNKRLVDSKVILEKVARLPVMQWSYLSQNPNIEHIGPMAQDFYAIFGLGDDEKTISTIDPAGVALAAIQGLIQENKELQTKNEELSNRLTELEAVVKSMAEEMKVINDKSLGELR, from the coding sequence ATGAAACACTTAATTTACATCTTCGCATTTTGCGTTCTAACATTTTCTATTATTGGAAATGCAAACGCACAAGTCCCAAACAAAATCTCGTATCAGGGACTTCTAACAACTTCTGCCGGCACGCCTGTGCAGGATGGGAGTTATAATTTAACTTTTAACATTTTCGATGTTTCCACTGGCGGCAGTGCTTTATGGACTGAAGATCAGACTGGCGTTGCCGTTCAGCGTGGAACATTTAATGTTCTTTTAGGTTCAGTAACAACACTTGATATATCTTTCAATCAAACATTGTATGTGGAAGTTACTGCAACACCAGGACCTGGAATACCTTCACCGATAACATTTTCGCCGCGTTCAGAATTGACAAACTCACCGTATTCATTTTCGATTATTGGAACACAATGCGAAGCGACGGGACCGTATTCATCGGTTGGTGGGAGGAATAACCGTGCACGGGGTGCTTATTCTGTCGTAAGCGGTGGCGGGGGTGCAACAGAAGCTGATTCAAATTCTGCCTTAGCTGACTATTCAACTGTGAGTGGTGGTCAATCTAATAAGGCAAGCGACAGATATACAACAGTGAGCGGTGGTGCTCATAACACGGCAAGTGGTCAAACTTCAACAGTTGCTGGTGGCTGGTCTAACGTGGCAAGCGGTAGAGAAGCAACGGTTAGTGGTGGCATAAATAATACATCAAGTCAATCTTTGTCAACTATCGGTGGTGGTGAAATGAACACTGCAAGCCGCACTGCTGCAACAGTCGGTGGGGGTTCAAGCAATCAGGCAAGTGGTGATCGTGCAACAGTTGGTGGAGGGGCTTATAATTATGCTAGTGGCGATTATTCCACAGTTGGCGGGGGATGGTCTTCACGCGCACGCGGTGCTTATTCTTTTGTTGGCGGCGGCGGGGGTTCAACTTTAGCTGATTCAAATTCAGCGCTAGGTGAAAACTCAACAATTGGCGGCGGCTCCAGTAACATCGCAAGCGCCTTCGCTGCAACAATAGGCGGAGGTTGGGATAACACAGCCAGCGGTCCTACTGCGACCATAGGTGGTGGAAAAATGAATACTGCCAGTGGAGGTATTGCGACCATAGCCGGAGGATGGTCTAACACCGCAAGCGGTTGGCATACCGCAGTTGGAGGTGGTGGTTTTAATAGCGCGAGAGGTATATATTCAGTTGTTTGCGGTGGCGGGGGGTTAAACCCTGTTGATTCAAATTCTGCTTTAGGTGATGCTTCTACTATCGGCGGTGGTTCAGCGAACAAGGCAAACGGCTCTAATGCAACAATTGGCGGAGGTGCTTATAACACAACCAGCGCTAATTATACCACAATCGGCGGCGGCTATAATAACACGGCAAGCAATCATTTTGCAACAGTTGTAGGCGGTAGAGATAACACGGCAAGCGGTCAATATTCATTCGCTTCTGGACGCCGGGCAAAAGCCAATCACGATGGCGCCTTCGTCTGGGCAGACCAAACTGACGCAGATTTTGCTTCAACGGCAATTAACCAATTTAATATTCGTGCTGTTGGTGGAACAAGAATTTTTTCGAACACGGCATTATCTGCTGGTGTAACACTCGCTGCTGGGGCATCATCTTGGGCGAGCGTTTCAGATAGCACGCTCAAGAGAAATAAACGTCTCGTTGATAGCAAAGTAATACTTGAAAAAGTGGCACGGCTGCCGGTTATGCAATGGAGCTACTTATCTCAAAACCCTAACATAGAGCACATCGGTCCGATGGCTCAGGATTTTTATGCCATCTTCGGTTTGGGTGATGATGAGAAAACAATTTCCACAATTGATCCGGCAGGTGTAGCGCTTGCAGCTATTCAAGGATTGATACAGGAAAACAAAGAACTACAAACAAAGAACGAAGAACTCTCGAATCGTTTAACTGAATTGGAAGCAGTTGTAAAATCTATGGCTGAAGAAATGAAAGTCATAAACGATAAGTCACTTGGTGAATTAAGATGA
- a CDS encoding NifU family protein, giving the protein MESKEKLLVERIEEALDFCRPYLRADGGDVEFVNVSDDGIVNLRYLGVCKNCPLSLLTLRAGIERSVLKNVPEAKRVELVL; this is encoded by the coding sequence ATGGAATCAAAAGAAAAATTGCTCGTCGAAAGAATTGAGGAAGCTCTAGACTTTTGCAGACCGTATCTTCGAGCCGACGGTGGCGATGTTGAGTTTGTAAATGTTAGTGATGACGGAATAGTAAACCTACGCTATTTAGGTGTTTGTAAAAATTGTCCTCTCTCCCTTTTAACTTTAAGAGCAGGAATCGAACGTTCTGTTTTAAAAAATGTACCCGAAGCAAAAAGGGTGGAACTGGTTCTTTAA
- a CDS encoding acetylxylan esterase — MRIESQRKVKGKIFIQLKSITQKYYYTVYEENTKFEKGIKTIHLSSEKKSLNYKWRPGFYEIFARIVTGEYEYYSDTLTFVFQSDSILFSSTNRVDLETFWLNTFSALDTLHAYFELTEQTDKQHDSIKVFKIMYRSLDTACIKAWYCLPKSDKLLPAILILPSYGNTSVQIPYTLARLGFAVVAIQIHGLDVESDNYPVGDDPSAGQNLDDPNKYYLRKAVASAKRAIDFFYTRSELDTARIGVAGTSQGGGLALLLTGLDSRIKATIATIPTLCCFPEGLESGCCSRVRRSIINGLVDKTTAFRTLSYFDANNFAERFTKPVLLSAHFKDRISTPNTVFALYNRIPSKTKQLIIHSNLGHEFPVNHWDVPYSWFSVVLRKK, encoded by the coding sequence GTGAGAATCGAGTCGCAACGAAAAGTTAAAGGAAAAATTTTTATACAGCTTAAAAGTATCACACAAAAATACTATTATACTGTTTATGAGGAAAATACAAAATTCGAGAAGGGTATTAAAACAATACACCTATCTTCCGAAAAGAAATCACTCAATTATAAATGGCGTCCCGGCTTTTACGAAATTTTTGCACGGATAGTTACAGGTGAATACGAATATTATTCGGATACACTTACCTTTGTCTTTCAATCTGATTCAATTCTTTTTTCATCTACGAATAGAGTAGATTTGGAAACATTTTGGCTGAATACATTTTCTGCTTTAGATACTCTACACGCTTACTTTGAATTAACCGAACAAACCGATAAACAACACGACAGCATCAAAGTTTTTAAAATAATGTATCGGAGTTTGGATACAGCGTGTATTAAAGCATGGTATTGTTTACCAAAATCTGACAAACTACTTCCTGCAATTTTAATCCTACCAAGTTATGGAAATACATCGGTACAAATTCCATATACTCTTGCAAGACTCGGATTTGCAGTCGTTGCAATACAGATTCACGGATTGGATGTAGAGTCCGATAATTATCCGGTTGGTGATGACCCGTCGGCAGGACAGAATCTTGATGATCCAAACAAGTATTACTTACGAAAAGCAGTTGCAAGTGCAAAGCGGGCTATCGATTTTTTTTATACACGGAGTGAATTGGATACAGCACGCATCGGTGTTGCAGGAACGAGCCAAGGTGGTGGGTTGGCATTGCTTCTAACAGGATTAGATAGCAGGATTAAAGCCACTATAGCAACAATTCCGACTCTTTGCTGTTTTCCGGAAGGATTGGAAAGCGGTTGTTGCTCGCGTGTAAGAAGGTCGATAATCAACGGATTAGTTGACAAAACCACGGCGTTCCGAACTTTAAGCTACTTTGATGCTAATAATTTTGCAGAGCGATTTACAAAACCTGTTTTACTTTCGGCACATTTTAAAGACAGGATATCAACTCCCAATACAGTATTTGCTTTGTACAATCGGATTCCGAGCAAAACGAAACAGCTAATTATCCATTCAAATCTCGGTCACGAATTCCCTGTAAATCATTGGGATGTGCCATACTCGTGGTTCAGTGTTGTGTTGAGGAAAAAATGA